The following are from one region of the Actinomycetota bacterium genome:
- a CDS encoding glycosyltransferase: MKIGIVTECYRPVINGVVFSILNFKDALESRGHEVFVFTPATGNENGERGLIACRSIGHPAYPGYGLTLPLTRSQRAVAATLDVIHVHHPFVMGRHALTMARGHNKPLVFTNHTQYTRYSHYIPLVGGMLRGALESYVTGFIHQCDLIVAPSEGISRYLRAQQVTRPISVVPNGIATAKFTDLKLDRRGAKKWLGLEPDTTVVLYSGRIALEKNLDFLLDSFKGLLGKTAGSKINLVVAGSGPQEENFRKMVTARGLDEDVVMLGAIAYDEMPKVYRAADLFATASTTEVHPLTIMEALASGLPVVAVTAMGTGDIVTDGEDGLLTEETLEDFTSALARLLGDTALRERMARNARAGAARFGVERSTTTLLAAYELAIAEHARRSNSVSAAAAR; encoded by the coding sequence ATGAAAATAGGAATCGTTACGGAGTGTTACCGCCCCGTCATCAACGGGGTCGTGTTTTCAATCCTTAACTTCAAAGACGCCCTTGAAAGCAGGGGCCATGAAGTTTTTGTTTTTACCCCGGCCACCGGAAACGAAAACGGTGAAAGGGGCCTTATCGCTTGCCGTTCGATAGGTCATCCCGCTTACCCGGGGTATGGACTTACTTTACCCTTGACCAGAAGCCAGCGTGCCGTCGCCGCGACGCTGGATGTAATACATGTCCATCACCCCTTTGTCATGGGTCGTCATGCGCTGACCATGGCGCGCGGCCATAATAAGCCGTTGGTCTTTACCAACCACACGCAGTACACCCGGTATTCCCACTATATCCCGCTTGTCGGCGGCATGTTGCGGGGAGCGCTCGAGAGCTACGTTACCGGCTTTATTCACCAATGCGACCTCATCGTGGCGCCCTCGGAGGGTATCAGCCGCTATCTTAGGGCACAGCAAGTAACACGACCTATCAGTGTGGTGCCGAATGGCATAGCTACCGCCAAATTCACCGACCTTAAACTCGACCGCCGCGGTGCGAAAAAATGGCTCGGCCTCGAGCCGGATACAACGGTTGTCCTCTATTCGGGGCGCATCGCGCTCGAAAAGAACCTCGATTTCTTGCTCGATAGCTTCAAAGGCCTGCTCGGTAAAACGGCTGGATCTAAGATAAATCTGGTCGTCGCGGGGAGCGGCCCGCAAGAGGAAAACTTCCGCAAGATGGTGACGGCGCGGGGGCTGGATGAAGATGTCGTGATGCTCGGCGCCATAGCCTACGACGAGATGCCGAAGGTATACCGGGCGGCAGACCTCTTCGCTACGGCTTCGACGACCGAGGTCCACCCGCTCACCATCATGGAGGCTCTCGCGTCGGGCTTGCCGGTCGTGGCGGTCACGGCGATGGGCACCGGCGATATCGTCACAGACGGTGAGGACGGCCTCTTAACCGAAGAGACTCTCGAAGATTTCACGTCGGCACTCGCCCGCCTGCTCGGCGATACGGCGCTCCGGGAAAGAATGGCGCGGAACGCCCGGGCCGGGGCGGCTCGATTCGGCGTAGAGCGCTCGACGACAACGCTCTTGGCGGCGTATGAGCTGGCGATAGCGGAGCACGCGAGGCGCTCGAATTCGGTCAGTGCCGCCGCGGCGCGTTAA